Proteins from a genomic interval of Oncorhynchus clarkii lewisi isolate Uvic-CL-2024 chromosome 13, UVic_Ocla_1.0, whole genome shotgun sequence:
- the LOC139364815 gene encoding glucose-6-phosphatase catalytic subunit 1-like, producing MDTVHAYGVSTTRYLQTHYRDTQSWFLFVSMAADLRNTFFVFFPVCFHLRESVGIKLVWVAVVGDWLNLIFKWILFGERPYWWVQETPYYANSSAPQIEQFPMTCETSPGSPSGHAMSAAGVYYAMISSLLAILLKEHGGHIKNWCVRGTLWAVFWCVQVCVCLSRVFIAAHFPHQVVAGVVTGILVAEIFDRIQWIYRASLRRYIYTTLSLLSFAVGLYLVLRGLGVDLLWTLDKAQRWCQRPQWVHIDTTPFASLLRNTGTLLGLGLGLHSPLYAEARRVGGGATYRLACVGATLLLLHLLDSFRPPAHTRALFYLLSFCKSATVPLATVGIVPYCVAGAAGQNGKKHQF from the exons ATGGACACCGTCCACGCCTATGGGGTTAGCACCACACGATACCTCCAGACTCACTACAGGGACACTCAGAGCTGGTTCCTGTTTGTTTCCATGGCAGCTGACCTGCGGAACACCTTCTTTGTCTTCTTCCCTGTGTGTTTCCACCTGCGGGAATCAGTGGGGATCAAGCTGGTCTGGGTGGCTGTGGTGGGAGACTGGCTCAACCTTATCTTCAAATG GATCCTGTTTGGCGAGCGTCCCTATTGGTGGGTTCAAGAGACTCCTTACTATGCCAACTCATCAGCGCCACAAATTGAGCAGTTCCCTATGACCTGTGAGACTAGTCCAG GAAGTCCGTCGGGTCATGCCATGAGTGCTGCAGGGGTTTACTACGCTATGATCTCATCACTCCTCGCCATCCTCCTCAAGGAACATGGGGGTCACATCAAGAACTG gtgtgtccGCGGGACCCTGTGGGCTGTCTTCtggtgtgtgcaggtgtgtgtctgCCTCTCCAGGGTTTTCATTGCTGCCCACTTCCCTCACCAGGTTGTCGCTGGGGTCGTCACAG GCATCCTAGTGGCGGAGATCTTTGACCGGATCCAGTGGATCTACAGGGCTAGCCTGAGGCGctacatctacaccaccctctccctgctctccttcGCTGTGGGCCTTTACCTGGTCCTCAGGGGCCTGGGGGTGGACCTGCTCTGGACCCTGGACAAGGCCCAGCGCTGGTGCCAGCGGCCCCAATGGGTCCACATAGACACTACACCCTTCGCCAGCCTCCTGCGCAACACCGGCACTCTGTTAGGCCTGGGCTTGGGCTTGCACTCGCCCCTCTACGCCGAGGCCCGGAGAGTTGGCGGTGGCGCCACCTACAGGCTGGCATGTGTGGGCGCCACACTGCTGCTGCTCCACCTACTGGACTCATTCAGGCCACCAGCCCACACCAGGGCTCTGTTCTACCTGCTGTCCTTCTGTAAGAGTGCCACTGTGCCCCTGGCCACTGTGGGCATAGTGCCCTACTGCGTGGCCGGGGCAGCGGGACAGAATGGAAAGAAACACCAGTTTTGA
- the LOC139364814 gene encoding amine oxidase [copper-containing] 3-like, protein MVVLRMISLVKWILILFGLISVIANIVIVCLYSGRLPKCSSKPHHVIKGKHNERSAVFADLSAEEYLQVRDYMSNQKDLDISVNALTKPSGNFIFLIDVLLPRKADALGYLDNNKPKPVREATAVVFYGTLGHIKEYVVGPLPNPIYHRDVTVERYKEELPINARTVTIGEYALISKFINEEVFTKLGKIVKESFDVSKEKTLNYFEGMPRGVKSGERQTWISFFRDLSGMYIHPVGLEVLINHESTNASLWSVKRLLYNGQYFDSVEDLLKQYDDGKVTKIVYKPVQNYASLKLKSKPTGLSPQQFYAQGKRFSVKNNHVMYLEWSFAFGLSSLTGMRVFDVRFKGERIAYEVSVQEAMSVYGSITPGMILTKFLDSSIGIGRFAHELVRGVDCPYAATYIDTFRYIDVSAPQRFRNSICLFEHNTGRPLRRHFSDFFSNSYGGMVNSALVFRTITAIGNYDYLWDFIFYQSGSVEAKVHATGYISSSFNVDGNLKYGHQVAENTIGNIHTHFINFKVDLDVLGVENVFQTKDMKFMNVSLPWMPERYAMVPQLVEAQLKTEKEAALRYDTKTPRYLHIASNRTNRWGHQRSYRLQVVSFTGDSLPETEPEEKSMSWARYKVAITKHKDSEQTSSSLYSQNNMWTPAVDFSKYIEDDESIENQDLVAWVTTGFLHIPHAEDIPNTVTVGNGGGVILRPHNYFDEDPSIHSPDGVYISPGSEGNCENNKMACLAEDACSPVVEPFTYNGFEGTIKFEE, encoded by the exons ATGGTGGTTTTGAGAATGATTTCATTAGTTAAATGGATATTGATACTCTTTGGCCTGATCTCAGTAATAGCGAATATTGTCATTGTATGTCTTTACTCAGGTAGGCTGCCCAAATGCTCCTCGAAGCCGCATCATGTTATCAAGGGAAAACACAATGAACGCAGCGCGGTGTTTGCTGACCTGTCCGCCGAGGAATATCTCCAAGTCCGCGACTATATGAGTAATCAGAAAGACTTAGATATTTCTGTCAATGCGCTTACAAAGCCTTCAGGGAATTTTATCTTCTTAATTGATGTTTTGTTGCCAAGGAAAGCAGATGCGCTTGGCTACCTAGATAACAATAAGCCCAAGCCGGTGAGAGAGGCGACTGCGGTGGTTTTCTATGGCACCCTTGGGCACATTAAAGAATATGTGGTGGGACCTCTCCCCAACCCGATTTACCACCGCGATGTCACCGTTGAGAGGTATAAAGAAGAGTTGCCCATCAATGCGCGTACGGTCACCATTGGTGAATATGCACTTATTTCCAAGTTTATTAATGAAGAGGTATTTACAAAACTTGGTAAAATTGTGAAAGAAAGTTTTGATGTCAGTAAAGAGAAAACCCTGAATTATTTCGAAGGCATGCCTCGGGGTGTCAAatcgggagagagacagacatggataTCTTTCTTTCGTGATTTGAGTGGGATGTACATCCACCCTGTAGGTTTGGAAGTTTTAATCAACCACGAAAGCACCAACGCATCTCTTTGGAGTGTGAAGAGATTACTTTATAACGGACAGTACTTCGACAGTGTGGAGGATCTTCTAAAACAATATGATGATGGAAAAGTGACTAAAATTGTGTATAAACCTGTCCAGAACTATGCATCACTCAAACTTAAAAGTAAACCCACCGGTTTAAGCCCTCAGCAGTTTTACGCGCAAGGTAAACGCTTCAGTGTCAAGAATAATCATGTTATGTATCTCGAATGGAGTTTTGCGTTTGGTCTGAGTTCCCTCACCGGTATGAGAGTTTTTGACGTTCGTTTCAAGGGGGAGAGGATAGCTTATGAGGTTAGTGTTCAAGAGGCAATGTCAGTTTATGGTTCCATCACACCCGGCATGATTCTGACTAAGTTTTTGGACTCTAGTATCGGAATAGGTCGCTTTGCGCACGAGCTCGTTCGAGGCGTGGATTGTCCGTACGCGGCAACCTACATCGACACTTTCCGATACATTGACGTCAGTGCACCTCAGAGATTCAGGAATTCAATTTGCCTTTTTGAGCACAATACAGGCCGTCCTCTCAGAAGACACTTTTCTGACTTTTTCAGCAATAGTTATGGTGGCATGGTTAACAGTGCCTTAGTTTTTAGGACCATTACGGCCATAGGTAACTATGACTACTTGTGGGACTTCATTTTTTATCAGAGCGGCTCTGTTGAGGCCAAAGTGCATGCCACTGGATACATATCGTCATCTTTCAATGTTGACGGCAATCTCAAATACGGACACCAGGTGGCAGAAAATACTATTGGGAACATCCACACTCATTTCATCAACTTCAAAGTTGACCTGGACGTGTTGG GGGTTGAGAATGTATTCCAGACCAAGGACATGAAGTTTATGAATGTGTCTTTACCCTGGATGCCGGAGCGCTATGCCATGGTTCCTCAGCTGGTGGAGGCCCAGCTAAAGACTGAGAAGGAGGCTGCTCTCCGCTACGACACCAAGACGCCACGCTACCTTCACATCGCCAGCAACCGCACCAACCGCTGGGGCCACCAGCGCTCCTACCGCCTCCAGGTGGTCAGCTTCACCGGTGACAGCCTTCCAGAGACGGAGCCAGAGGAGAAGTCCATGTCTTGGGCTAG GTATAAAGTGGCCATCACTAAGCACAAAGACTCCGAGCAGACCAGCAGTAGCCTGTACAGTCAGAACAACATGTGGACACCAGCAGTGGACTTCAGCAAGTACATTGAGGATGACGAAAGCATTGAAAACCAG GACCTGGTTGCCTGGGTAACCACCGGCTTCCTCCACATTCCTCATGCTGAGGACATCCCCAACACAGTTACCGTTGGAAATGGAGGCGGAGTGATCCTGAGACCACATAACTACTTTGATGAGGACCCGTCTATTCACTCTCCAGACGGGGTGTACATCAGTCCAGGGTCAGAGGGAAACTGTGAAAATAACAAGATGGCCTGCTTGGCTGAAGACGCATGCAGCCCAGTCGTTGAACCCTTCACCTACAATGGGTTTGAAGGGACCATAAAGTTTGAAGAGTGA
- the LOC139364820 gene encoding proteasome activator complex subunit 3-like: MSSKGIKVDNDLKTKVDAFRERITGEAENLVADFFPKKLLELDSFLKEPILNVADLKDIHSEINVKVPDPIILNNSHDGVDVQNSRKRKMEDGLDDNCQDGPKVFVMPGGMIKSNGQLVDLIERVKPEIRTLIEKCNTVKMWVQLLIPRIEDGNNFGVSIQEETVAELRTVEGEAASYLDQISRYYITRAKLVSKITKYPHVEDYQRTVTEIDEKEYISLKIIVSELRNQYVTLHDMILKNIEKIKRPRSSNNEALY; encoded by the exons GTTGACGCCTTCAGAGAGCGGATCACGGGTGAG GCTGAGAACCTGGTCGCAGACTTTTTCCCCAAAAAGTTGCTGGAACTTGACAGCTTTCTGAAG GAGCCCATTTTGAATGTCGCAGACCTGAAAGATATCCACTCCGAGATAAACGTCAAAGTACCTGACCCAATCATTCTCAACAATAGTCATGATGGAGTAGATGTG caaaattccagaaaacggaAAATGGAAGATGGACTCGACGATAACTGTCAAG ATGGCCCCAAGGTGTTTGTCATGCCAGGGGGCATGATAAAGAGCAACGGCCAGCTGGTGGACCTGATCGAAAGAGTCAAGCCAGAAATAAGAACCCTCATAGAGAAATGCAACACG GTCAAAATGTGGGTCCAGCTCTTAATCCCCAGAATAGAGGATGGTAACAACTTTGGTGTATCCATCCAG GAGGAAACTGTTGCTGAGCTCAGGACtgtggaaggagaggcagcctcTTACCTGGACCAAATTTCCAG gtaTTACATCACCAGAGCGAAGCTAGTCTCAAAAATTACAAAGTACCCTCATGTG gAGGACTACCAGCGCACGGTGACTGAAATAGACGAGAAGGAATACATCAGCCTCAAGATCATTGTGTCAGAGCTGAGGAATCAATAT GTGACATTACATGACATGATCCTGAAAAACATAGAGAAGATCAAGAGGCCACGAAGCAGCAACAATGAAGCCCTCTACTGA